The Hydrogenothermus marinus DNA window TCTTTTGGTATTTTTATACTTTCAAGATGTCTCATTTTTTCATTTAATCTTCTTTCTTTTTCAAAATATCCTTCATATTTTGCATTTATTTCTACTTCTTCTATTACATAATCTTTTTCTGGTGTTTTTATTCCTTTTTCTTTTAAAGTTTCTATATTTACTTCTGGTCTTTGTAAATAGCTAAAAACTGATATAGTTTTATCATCTATTTTGATTTTTTCATTTTTATAATAATTAATCCAGTCATTTATCTCTTTTTCTATCTCTTTAACTAATTTATATTTTTCTTCAGAAAGTATTCCAATATCATAAGCTCTTTTATAAAGTCTTAAAATTGGATTATCTTGTCTTAAGTATAAGCGATATTCTGATCTTGATGTAAATAATCTATAAGGCTCTATAACTCCTTTTGTTGTAAGATCATCTATCATAACGCCTATATAGCTTTCATCTCTTCTAATATAAAAAAGCTCTTTTCCTAAGGCTCTTAATGCTGCATTTATACCTGCTATTAATCCTTGTCCTGCTGCTTCTTCATAACCTGTAGTTCCATTAAAGTTTCCTGCATGGAATAAGCCTTTTATTTTCTTTGTTTCTAAAGTTGGATAAAGTTCTGTAGGTGGTACTACATCATACTCTATTGCATAAGCTGGTTTTAATAAAACAACATTTTCAAGTCCTTTTATTGATCTGTACATTTCCCATTGTATTTCTTCAGGTAAAGATGTGGAAAGTCCGTTTGGATAAATGCTTATTCCATCTCTTGTTTCTGGCTCAAGCCATACTGTATGTCTTGGTTTTCCTTCAAATTTTACTATTTTATCTTCTATTGATGGACAATATCTTGGGCCTACTCCTGTAATTGCTCCTCCATATAAAGCTGTTCTATGTAAATTATTTTTAATAATTTCATGGGTTTTTTCATTTGTATATGTAATATAACAAGGTACTTGATCTTTTTGTCCCTTTTTAAAGAAATAAGAACCTACTGGCTCTGTCCAAAATGAAAATTTAGGTGGTATTTCATCTCCCGGTGCTTCTTCTAAAACAGACCAATTAATTGTATTTTTATCAAGTCTTGCTGGTGTACCTGTTTTAAATCTAACAAGAGGAAAACCATGTCTTTTATAAAACTGAGGTAGTTTATTTGCAGGTTTTTCATCCATTCTACCTGCAGGAAATTTTTTATCTCCAATATGAATTAAACCATCTAAAAATGTTCCTGTAGTAATTACTACTGACTTTGTTTTTATTTTATATTCTCCATCAACTTCTACACCTTCAACTTCATTTAGATTTTCTTTTAAGAAAATATCAGTTGCTTCTCCTTCTATAACTGTTAAATTTTCTGTATTTTGAGTTTTATTTACCATATATTTTCTGTATTCTTCTTTGTCTGCTTGTGCTCTTGGTGAGCGAACTGCTGGTCCTTTTCTTGTATTAAGCATTTTATATTGAAGTCCTACCTTGTCTATTGCTTTTGGCATCTCTCCATCAAAGGCATCTATCTCTCTTACAACTATTCCTTTTGCAATGCCACCAATAGATGGATTACAAGGCATAACTCCTATTTTTTCTTTATCAAGGGTAATAAGTGCAATTTTCACCCCAAGTTTCACAGATGCTAATGCTGCTTCTATTCCTGCATGTCCTCCACCTATTACAACCACATCAAATTCTGTATCGTAAACCATTGAACCTCCAACATTTGGGAAATTAAATAAATAATTTATGTAAATTTGAAATTTTTTAAATATTCTTTAGCATAAGGAAATTATAACAAAGTTATTGTATAATTTTTTATGATATAATTAATTTATCTATAAAGATTGGCTACTTGGAAATAGAATAGGTAGTCCCATTTGGTTCAGATTTTGTTTTTATCACTTTTTTAAAATATACATAACAAATTTTGATATGTAGTTGCATTTTGAATAGAAAATATATTTCTGTGTAAGTTGGCTTTTTATAATAATTTGCGAGAATATAATAGAAAATATATTTGCATTACTGGAGGTTTGATGCAACTTACTATCATTTGCGAGGATTTTTTAAAATTATAAAATCCTCTGGAAAAAGTTAAAATACTTGACAAGAGCAATTTTTTTTATTAACTTAAATTAACGGGGTTTATCTGAACTATGTGGGTTAAAAAGAGTCCTGAACAAGCTAAAATCCTTGCAAACAATGGAGGGTTTATCTGAACTATGTGGGTTAAAAAGTTGTCAATAGGTTTTATTAATTTAACATAGTGTTTTCGGTTTATCTGAACTATGTGGGTTAAAAAGTTTAGAAATACAAATCCAGAAAACAAACAACTCAAGGTTTATCTGAACTATGTGGGTTAAAAAGCTGAAGAGTGGCTTATTGATTATCTATATAATATTGATGGTTTATCTGAACTATGTGGGTTAAAAAGCCGAGTTCTTTTAGCTCTCTTAAAAATTCTTTTTCCTTTCGGTTTATCTGAACTATGTGGGTTAAAAAGAGTTACGCCATTATCAGTAGAATATTGCAAATTATGGTTTATCTGAACTATGTGGGTTAAAAAGTCACCCCGTGTTCGGGGTGATAGGCAATTACTGGATCGGTTTATCTGAACTATGTGGGTTAAAAAGTGAGCTATCCAGTTATTCAAAACACCATTTGCATCTGAGGTTTATCTGAACTATGTGGGTTAAAAAGTAATTTCAAAGAATGCAGGCGGAATAGGGATATATGGCGGTTTATCTGAACTATGTGGGTTAAAAAGTAATCATAATTATAACTTGACTGGTAAGTAAACAATAGGTTTATCTGAACTATGTGGGTTAAAAAGTGTTCTTTTTGATGAGGAGTTGCATCATGCTGGGTTAAGGTTTATCTGAACTATGTGGGTTAAAAAGCTCTTCTCTCTTGATCTAGGTCTATAACCCCCAAGTTGGGTTTATCTGAACTATGTGGGTTAAAAAGTCGATTTCTTTCTCTATTACCCTTCGTTTTGAGAAGGAATATAGGTTTATCTGAACTATGTGGGTTAAAAAGACTTAAATCTATATCTATATTTTGAGTGCCACAATTATGGTTTATCTGAACTATGTGGGTTAAAAAGTAGGATGTAGTGAACATTTTGATAAGTGGTGGGATCGTTTTATCTGAACTATGTGGGTTAAAAAGGTCGTAATTTCAATATACTTTTTCTTATCTTCTGCTCGTTTTATCTGAACTATGTGGGTTAAAAAGATCATCATATGGACTTGGTTTCAATTTTCTGCACATGAGTTTTATCTGAACTATGTGGGTTAAAAAGAATATGGTCTACATAACCGCCAAAATCATAATCACCAGTTTTATCTGAACTATGTGGGTTAAAAAGATGGTTATGATGATTTAATATGGAACTGGATAAATAGTTTTATCTGAACTATGTGGGTTAAAAAGTATGTTCTGAGCAATATTTCTGCAGCAATTCAGCTATGGTTTTATCTGAACTATGTGGGTTAAAAAGATAAATAGTTATACACCACAGCCATTGAGTTTTTATGTTTTATCTGAACTATGTGGGTTAAAAAGAAAACAAAAATTAGCAGAAAAAGGCAAGTTTGACTGTTTTATCTGAACTATGTGGGTTAAAAAGAGTCAGATATATAGAAAAAATTATTGGGAAACCTGCAGGTTTTATCTGAACTATGTGGGTTAAAAAGGCTTTTCCATCTTCTCCTGATACATAACCTTCTACTGCGTTTTATCTGAACTATGTGGGTTAAAAAGCCTTCTTCATTTACACCTCTTCTGATTCTTAACTTCGTTTTATCTGAACTATGTGGGTTAAAAAGCATATAATGAGCTTAAACAAGATATAGAGGCTTTAGGTTTTATCTGAACTATGTGGGTTAAAAAGCAGAATTTACTGGAGAGCCAAATGAAATGCTACTTTTGTTTTATCTGAACTATGTGGGTTAAAAAGAATTTTGCGGAAATCTTGAATTATTTAGCAATCTTGAAGTTTTATCTGAACTATGTGGGTTAAAAAGTATAAAGATGGAGAAATAAAGCTATATGGGGATTGGAAGGTTTTATCTGAACTATGTGGGTTAAAAAGCTGAATATTCTCAACTCAATAGTGTTTACTGGTTGGTTTTATCTGAACTATGTGGGTTAAAAAGATTTAAAGAAAATCTTAAGTGATAAGTAGTAGATGGAGTTTTATCTGAACTATGTGG harbors:
- the mnmG gene encoding tRNA uridine-5-carboxymethylaminomethyl(34) synthesis enzyme MnmG, whose protein sequence is MVYDTEFDVVVIGGGHAGIEAALASVKLGVKIALITLDKEKIGVMPCNPSIGGIAKGIVVREIDAFDGEMPKAIDKVGLQYKMLNTRKGPAVRSPRAQADKEEYRKYMVNKTQNTENLTVIEGEATDIFLKENLNEVEGVEVDGEYKIKTKSVVITTGTFLDGLIHIGDKKFPAGRMDEKPANKLPQFYKRHGFPLVRFKTGTPARLDKNTINWSVLEEAPGDEIPPKFSFWTEPVGSYFFKKGQKDQVPCYITYTNEKTHEIIKNNLHRTALYGGAITGVGPRYCPSIEDKIVKFEGKPRHTVWLEPETRDGISIYPNGLSTSLPEEIQWEMYRSIKGLENVVLLKPAYAIEYDVVPPTELYPTLETKKIKGLFHAGNFNGTTGYEEAAGQGLIAGINAALRALGKELFYIRRDESYIGVMIDDLTTKGVIEPYRLFTSRSEYRLYLRQDNPILRLYKRAYDIGILSEEKYKLVKEIEKEINDWINYYKNEKIKIDDKTISVFSYLQRPEVNIETLKEKGIKTPEKDYVIEEVEINAKYEGYFEKERRLNEKMRHLESIKIPKDIDYSKIAGLTKEVVQKLEKARPITLGHAARLEGITPAAITAIMIYLKKIKEEKSGQA